Proteins encoded together in one Rhizobium bangladeshense window:
- the rfbG gene encoding CDP-glucose 4,6-dehydratase, with the protein MGLTNFWNGRRVFLTGHTGFKGSWLSLWLEKLGAEVTAVSLEPETNPSLYQRLSPWSGQGHHIADIRDAAAFKQHLMAFEPEIVIHMAAQALVRRSYENPAETFATNVMGTANVLDAVREAASVKTVLVVTSDKVYANNGSGVPFSETDTLGGKDPYSNSKACTELVVQSYRDSFFKGRDIRVATVRAGNVIGGGDWSRDRLIPDFIRAFESNQPILLRYPEAIRPWQHVLEPLGGYLAFAAALTLSGQDELPEALNFGPDPQSFATVSDLAEALGLAHGVKDVWRLAPGTHLPEAPALTLSSELALSAIGWRPRLSLQQTIDWTAAWYKANREGADMRAFSLGQIAAYEEAIS; encoded by the coding sequence ATGGGCCTGACGAACTTCTGGAATGGCAGGCGCGTATTCCTGACGGGGCACACCGGGTTCAAGGGATCATGGCTCTCGCTCTGGCTGGAAAAGCTCGGAGCAGAGGTGACGGCCGTCTCACTGGAGCCCGAAACCAATCCTTCCCTTTATCAGCGGCTTTCACCTTGGAGCGGACAAGGCCATCACATAGCCGACATCCGTGACGCTGCCGCGTTCAAGCAGCACCTCATGGCTTTCGAGCCCGAAATTGTCATCCACATGGCAGCCCAGGCCCTGGTGCGACGCTCTTATGAAAACCCTGCCGAAACTTTCGCGACCAATGTCATGGGAACAGCGAATGTTCTTGATGCCGTCCGCGAGGCGGCCTCGGTCAAGACCGTTCTGGTCGTCACGTCCGACAAGGTCTATGCCAATAACGGCAGCGGTGTTCCCTTCAGCGAAACGGATACACTCGGCGGCAAGGACCCCTACTCCAACTCCAAAGCCTGTACCGAACTCGTCGTCCAGAGCTATCGCGACAGCTTCTTCAAAGGGCGCGACATCAGGGTCGCCACCGTCCGCGCCGGCAATGTCATCGGCGGCGGCGACTGGTCGAGGGACCGTCTGATCCCGGATTTCATTCGCGCTTTCGAAAGCAATCAGCCGATCCTGCTCCGTTATCCCGAGGCAATCCGCCCCTGGCAGCATGTGCTGGAGCCGCTCGGCGGCTATCTCGCCTTTGCCGCGGCTCTGACGCTTTCGGGCCAAGATGAATTGCCCGAAGCCCTCAATTTTGGCCCAGATCCGCAGAGTTTCGCGACAGTATCGGACCTTGCCGAAGCTCTGGGTCTTGCCCATGGCGTCAAAGACGTCTGGAGACTGGCACCGGGAACGCATCTGCCGGAAGCACCCGCCCTGACTCTCAGCTCGGAGCTTGCGTTATCGGCCATCGGCTGGCGACCGCGCCTGAGCCTGCAACAGACAATCGACTGGACAGCCGCCTGGTACAAGGCCAACCGCGAAGGAGCAGACATGCGCGCCTTCTCGCTCGGGCAGATCGCGGCCTATGAGGAAGCAATATCATGA
- the rfbF gene encoding glucose-1-phosphate cytidylyltransferase: protein MKVVILAGGLGSRLAEETSVRPKPLVEIGGMPILWHIMNIYAHHGLNDFIICAGYKGYMIKEYFVNLVLHHSDITVDLGANSIQYHGGTRPNWRVTVVDTGMHSMTGGRIGRIRDHLIPGEPFCMTYGDGVGDIDIAAEVSFHRSHGLKATMCAVSPPGRYGATNIEGQFITSFVEKPKGDGQRINGGFFVLDPSVVDLIPGDDTIWEAGPLEWLAANNQLAAFKHDGFWQPMDTLRERTHLEELWNSGKAPWKLWA from the coding sequence ATGAAAGTCGTAATTCTCGCCGGTGGCCTTGGCTCGCGTCTTGCCGAGGAAACCAGCGTCCGCCCCAAGCCTCTGGTCGAAATCGGCGGCATGCCGATCCTCTGGCACATCATGAACATCTACGCCCATCATGGCCTCAATGATTTCATCATCTGCGCCGGCTACAAGGGCTACATGATCAAGGAATACTTCGTAAACCTTGTTCTGCATCACAGCGACATCACCGTCGATCTCGGCGCCAACAGCATCCAATATCACGGCGGAACACGCCCCAACTGGCGCGTGACCGTGGTCGATACCGGCATGCATTCGATGACCGGCGGCCGCATCGGGCGTATTCGCGACCATCTGATCCCGGGCGAGCCCTTCTGTATGACCTATGGCGACGGCGTCGGCGACATCGACATCGCTGCTGAGGTCTCCTTCCATCGCAGCCACGGCCTGAAGGCGACAATGTGCGCGGTGTCGCCGCCCGGACGCTACGGTGCCACGAACATTGAAGGGCAGTTCATCACCTCCTTTGTCGAGAAGCCGAAGGGCGACGGTCAGCGCATCAATGGCGGCTTCTTCGTGCTCGACCCTTCGGTGGTCGATCTCATCCCCGGCGATGATACCATCTGGGAAGCCGGGCCGCTGGAGTGGCTTGCCGCCAACAACCAGCTCGCCGCCTTCAAACATGACGGCTTCTGGCAGCCGATGGATACGCTTCGCGAGCGCACTCATCTGGAAGAACTCTGGAATTCTGGAAAAGCACCGTGGAAGCTATGGGCCTGA
- a CDS encoding DUF982 domain-containing protein produces the protein MQWNASPNFAPLVLFLGGRRRVVKSLRDAAEVLIIDWPFDDGEEYVAAVKACDDAIAGEGGMEELRELLLLAAREAGITALSVISDSGKTTPHMAA, from the coding sequence ATGCAATGGAACGCATCGCCGAATTTTGCGCCTCTTGTCCTCTTTCTTGGCGGTCGGCGAAGGGTCGTCAAGTCGCTCCGAGACGCAGCCGAAGTTCTGATTATTGATTGGCCGTTCGATGATGGAGAGGAATATGTCGCGGCAGTGAAGGCTTGCGACGATGCCATCGCGGGAGAGGGCGGAATGGAGGAATTGAGGGAATTACTTCTTCTCGCCGCCAGGGAAGCCGGCATTACGGCTTTGTCGGTCATATCCGATAGCGGGAAGACGACACCTCACATGGCGGCGTGA
- a CDS encoding BA14K family protein, with translation MSVARTLLLAGLFAVLAPAMASADSPKRGVGPLNTGSTLCDFRGCFGFGPQQWHRPAYVQPNYRPRGAGPTYYLPGAAGRPQLTYDPPPVQRVQPAARDMNKHIAWCTNEYRSYNPRTDHFLTYEGVYRVCRSPYR, from the coding sequence ATGTCTGTTGCCCGCACGCTTCTGCTCGCCGGCCTTTTCGCCGTTCTCGCGCCTGCCATGGCCAGCGCCGATTCGCCGAAGCGGGGCGTCGGGCCGCTCAACACGGGATCGACGCTCTGCGATTTTCGCGGCTGCTTCGGTTTCGGGCCGCAGCAATGGCATCGCCCGGCCTATGTCCAGCCGAATTACCGTCCGCGAGGTGCGGGGCCGACCTATTATCTGCCGGGCGCGGCGGGACGGCCGCAACTGACCTATGACCCGCCGCCGGTGCAGCGCGTGCAGCCGGCGGCGCGCGATATGAACAAGCATATCGCCTGGTGCACCAATGAATACCGTTCCTATAATCCGCGGACGGATCACTTCCTCACTTATGAAGGCGTCTACAGGGTTTGCCGATCGCCCTATCGCTGA
- a CDS encoding SelT/SelW/SelH family protein codes for MTEKARVSILYCTQCNWLLRAAWMAQELLSTFSDSLGEVALIPGTGGNFEIRVNGDLIWERKRDGGFPGPKELKQRVRDIIEPGRDLGHVDRVSHES; via the coding sequence ATGACCGAAAAAGCCCGCGTCTCGATTCTCTACTGCACCCAATGCAACTGGCTGCTGCGCGCCGCCTGGATGGCGCAGGAGCTGCTGAGCACTTTTTCCGACAGTCTCGGCGAAGTTGCGCTGATCCCCGGCACCGGCGGCAACTTCGAAATCCGCGTCAATGGAGATCTCATCTGGGAGCGTAAGCGCGACGGCGGCTTTCCCGGGCCGAAAGAACTCAAGCAGCGCGTCCGCGACATCATCGAGCCCGGCCGGGATCTCGGCCATGTCGACCGCGTCTCGCACGAAAGCTGA
- a CDS encoding type 1 glutamine amidotransferase — MRVAVVENMRNTGLGALAIALDEAGATVEWFRVWRDGILPRDISGHDALVVLGGEQSALDDETHPYLPELAQLARRFGDAGKAVLGICLGSQILARAYGADNHLGTAREFGWHRIGVTDEGQADPLLSALGGEFTIFEWHADTFSLPAGAVRLATSPVAENQAFRIGRAVYGTQFHFEADRTVVEQWKAEFPDTIKRIAPGWLESYAELAARHAGAADAAGLAIARAWVGQIERQGVEMLSQVPA, encoded by the coding sequence ATGCGAGTCGCAGTCGTCGAAAATATGCGCAACACCGGTCTCGGCGCGCTTGCCATCGCGCTCGACGAGGCGGGTGCTACAGTCGAGTGGTTCCGGGTCTGGCGGGATGGCATTCTGCCTCGGGATATATCCGGCCATGACGCGCTGGTCGTTCTCGGAGGCGAGCAGAGCGCGCTGGATGACGAGACGCATCCCTACCTGCCGGAGCTCGCCCAGCTCGCGCGCCGCTTCGGCGATGCCGGCAAGGCGGTGCTCGGCATTTGCCTCGGCAGCCAGATTCTTGCCCGCGCCTATGGTGCCGACAATCATCTCGGGACCGCCCGCGAATTCGGCTGGCACAGGATCGGCGTCACCGATGAAGGCCAGGCCGATCCACTACTCTCGGCGCTTGGCGGCGAATTCACCATCTTCGAATGGCATGCCGACACCTTTTCCCTGCCTGCAGGCGCTGTTCGCCTGGCGACGAGCCCTGTCGCCGAAAACCAGGCCTTCCGCATCGGCCGCGCCGTCTACGGCACCCAGTTTCATTTCGAGGCCGATAGAACGGTGGTCGAGCAATGGAAGGCGGAATTCCCTGACACGATAAAACGCATCGCGCCGGGCTGGCTGGAAAGCTATGCCGAGCTGGCTGCGCGGCATGCTGGTGCAGCCGATGCCGCCGGCCTTGCCATCGCCCGCGCCTGGGTCGGACAGATCGAACGGCAAGGGGTCGAGATGCTGTCGCAGGTCCCGGCTTGA